One stretch of Candidatus Brocadiaceae bacterium DNA includes these proteins:
- a CDS encoding DUF433 domain-containing protein translates to MENRIEVNPDICHGQPCIKGTRIMVYIIIELLESGLTPDVIIKDYYPQITKDDIKQCLHYAASLIKDQEYIPFEQTTQH, encoded by the coding sequence ATGGAAAATCGTATAGAAGTCAATCCGGATATATGCCATGGCCAACCATGTATAAAAGGGACGCGGATTATGGTATATATCATTATCGAACTGCTTGAATCTGGTTTAACACCAGATGTCATCATAAAGGATTATTATCCACAGATAACAAAAGACGATATAAAACAATGTTTGCATTATGCAGCTTCACTTATTAAGGACCAAGAATATATCCCATTTGAACAGACAACGCAACATTGA
- a CDS encoding DUF5615 family PIN-like protein: protein MKFLADENIFPSLISHLLKSGHDVKAIQEYGLPGATDDTIIDLAIKEERTIITFDKHFGDILRYPPQNLFGTILIRIHPPLLEDILFAMDNLFKNYHAATFKGRLVVLSKLGYRIR from the coding sequence TTGAAATTCCTTGCAGATGAGAACATATTTCCCTCTCTTATATCGCATCTTCTCAAATCTGGGCACGATGTTAAAGCTATTCAGGAATATGGCCTTCCTGGAGCAACAGACGATACAATTATTGATTTGGCAATAAAAGAAGAAAGAACCATCATCACATTTGATAAGCACTTTGGTGATATTCTCAGGTATCCTCCTCAAAATTTATTTGGTACAATCCTTATACGGATTCATCCTCCTCTGTTAGAAGATATCCTTTTTGCCATGGATAACCTCTTTAAAAACTACCATGCCGCTACCTTCAAGGGAAGGCTTGTCGTATTATCTAAACTGGGATATAGAATTAGGTAG
- the tnpA gene encoding IS200/IS605 family transposase, producing the protein MKKSLAHTVWECKYHIVWVPKKRRKIVFGNLRNEIGTILRRLSEYKGVEVIEGKVCLDHIHICLSIPPKYSVSTIVGYLKGKSAMILFEKYSRLKKNFRGHHFWAKGYYVNTVGLDEARVRKYIQDQELNESIEDQYDTDLNNPF; encoded by the coding sequence ATGAAAAAAAGTTTAGCACATACGGTATGGGAATGCAAATATCATATAGTGTGGGTGCCTAAAAAACGACGCAAGATCGTATTTGGCAATTTGAGAAATGAGATAGGAACGATATTAAGAAGATTAAGTGAGTACAAAGGAGTAGAAGTAATCGAGGGTAAAGTTTGCTTGGATCATATTCACATATGTTTGTCGATACCACCAAAATATTCAGTATCAACGATAGTGGGATATCTCAAGGGTAAAAGCGCGATGATATTGTTTGAGAAATACAGTCGATTGAAAAAGAATTTTCGTGGACATCATTTTTGGGCAAAAGGGTATTATGTGAATACGGTGGGATTGGATGAAGCGAGGGTTAGGAAATACATTCAAGACCAAGAGTTAAATGAGTCTATAGAAGATCAATACGATACGGACTTGAATAATCCCTTTTAG